A region from the Mya arenaria isolate MELC-2E11 chromosome 2, ASM2691426v1 genome encodes:
- the LOC128214292 gene encoding class A basic helix-loop-helix protein 15-like, whose product MDVVYYSSFGSDECLERYGQIADAVTGNVVDNEYHFYNTNYDTTTVDGRTGDTGYYSSESCESSESVSGNYTGNLTVDNEIATPFPDGVQHQQTKSTRAYAFGSRCRTNSGKQNSEQRKVPELVRIGATVRERSRMHMLNDAFDELRKVVPRQNVGDHQKMSKIATLRLAIQYISSLMFTLQNSGVEIRKIRGHCVGDRRGKRRKTSAKKNAVQLE is encoded by the coding sequence ATGGATGTGGTTTATTACAGTAGTTTTGGGTCAGACGAGTGTTTAGAACGGTACGGACAAATTGCCGACGCTGTCACAGGCAATGTTGTAGATAACGAATATCACTTTTACAATACAAATTACGATACGACAACTGTCGACGGACGCACTGGAGACACCGGATATTATAGTTCTGAAAGTTGCGAATCTTCAGAAAGTGTATCTGGAAATTACACAGGAAATTTGACAGTTGACAACGAAATAGCAACGCCTTTTCCGGACGGCGTACAACATCAGCAAACGAAATCCACAAGAGCTTACGCGTTTGGCTCCCGATGTCGAACGAATTCGGGCAAACAGAACTCGGAGCAACGAAAAGTTCCGGAACTAGTTCGTATCGGAGCAACCGTACGCGAGAGGAGCCGAATGCATATGCTGAACGACGCTTTTGATGAGTTGCGAAAAGTAGTTCCTCGCCAGAACGTCGGTGACCATCAGAAAATGTCCAAAATTGCGACCCTACGACTGGCGATTCAGTACATTTCTTCACTGATGTTTACCCTTCAGAATTCCGGAGTTGAGATACGGAAAATTCGGGGGCATTGCGTCGGAGATCGACGTGGAAAACGTCGAAAGACGTCGGCGAAAAAAAACGCTGTACAGTTAGAGTAA
- the LOC128224755 gene encoding diacylglycerol kinase epsilon-like, whose translation MTAPLLVGAIFVVIFIMMQMYKRYRRMHYDVLVWDVTKGHRWSMMDVFTEPTFCNVGNFSIKHGAKCSSCGICVDDSNMREANKRMPCKPLSIKGEGTQHQWIKGNLQGCSLCCICGTECGRLPQICDRKCVWCKRVVHDDCNSNGKFCDFGIYRPVIMPPHCVELKRVGIKGRRHLIVSKARSPNFENWKPLIVLGNRKSGNMEGEVVLSEFRDLLNPAQVVDLHDMQPENALEWCHLLPDTVFRLIVCGGDGTVGWVLNAIENLKLQTLPEIGILPLGTGNDLARVLGWGEGHNTDDGIDHIVQDVITAKPVYLDRWKININHKKHLGIARPKKEMIMNNYVSIGVDALVTLNFHKSRKSWPWLFANRLINKACYLTYGTKDVLERECKNLNEKVKVELDGEEIKLDNIEGLVVLNIASWGGGCRPWELSDSKDDYNPARYDDGLLEVMALYSSFHIAQIQVGLAAPILLGQARHVKITLKDSNAPMQCDGEPWEQHPAEININFHRRATMLSPALTETD comes from the exons ATGACTGCGCCGTTATTGGTTGGTGCTATCTTTGTGGTTATCTTCATTATGATGCAAATGTACAAACGCTATCGCCGCATGCACTATGACGTTCTTGTCTGGGATGTGACCAAAGGCCACAGGTGGTCAATGATGGACGTGTTCACTGAACCTACCTTTTGCAATGTTGGAAACTTTTCGATCAAACACGGAGCTAAATGTAGCTCATGCGGCATTTGTGTTGATGACAGTAACATGCGTGAGGCGAACAAAAGAATGCCATGCAAACCATTATCAATTAAAGGTGAAGGGACACAACATCAGTGGATCAAAGGGAATCTTCAAGGATGCAGTCTGTGTTGCATCTGCGGGACAGAATGCGGCAGACTGCCTCAAATTTGTGATAGAAAATGTGTTTGGTGCAAAAGGGTTGTTCATGATGACTGTAATAGTAATGGCAAATTCTGTGATTTTGGCATTTACAGACCTGTAATAATGCCACCACATTGTGTAGAATTAAAGCGAGTGGGAATTAAAGGTAGAAGACATTTGATTGTATCTAAAGCTCGTTCTCCAAACTTTGAGAACTGGAAACCACTGATTGttcttggaaatagaaaaagtGGCAATATGGAAGGCGAGGTTGTGCTCAGTGAGTTTAGAGACCTTCTCAATCCAGCACAG GTTGTAGATCTGCATGACATGCAGCCAGAAAATGCCCTAGAGTGGTGCCACCTACTGCCTGATACTGTGTTCAGACTTATCGTGTGTGGAGGGGACGGCACAGTTGGCTGGGTACTCAATGCAATAGAAAATCTTAAACTACAG ACCCTCCCAGAGATAGGTATCTTACCGCTGGGAACCGGTAATGACCTTGCTAGAGTGTTGGGCTGGGGTGAGGGGCACAACACAGATGATGGCATTGATCATATTGTCCAGGACGTTATCACAGCTAAACCAGTCTACCTCGATAG ATGGAAAATCAATATTAACCACAAGAAGCATTTGGGGATAGCCAGACCGAAAAAg GAGATGATCATGAACAACTATGTGTCCATTGGTGTGGATGCTCTAGTCACCCTCAACTTCCACAAGTCAAGAAAATCCTGGCCATGGCTGTTTGCCAACAGGCTAATTAACAAG GCATGTTACCTGACTTATGGCACAAAAGATGTGTTGGAGAGAGAGTGTAAAAATCTCAATGAAAAAGTCAAG GTTGAGTTGGATGGTGAAGAAATTAAGCTAGATAACATAGAAGGTCTCGTTGTTTTGAACATTGCCAGTTGGGGAGGCGGATGTCGGCCATGGGAATTGTCGGATAGTAAAGATGACTACAATCCAGCAAG GTACGACGATGGTCTGCTAGAAGTGATGGCTCTCTACTCATCATTCCATATCGCACAAATCCAAGTGGGGCTTGCCGCTCCAATACTCCTAGGCCAGGCACGACATGTGAAG ATCACATTGAAGGACAGCAATGCCCCGATGCAATGTGACGGAGAACCATGGGAACAACATCCGGCAGAGATTAACATCAACTTCCACAGAAGAGCCACCATGCTCTCACCAGCACTCACTGAGACGGATTAA